A single Limanda limanda chromosome 19, fLimLim1.1, whole genome shotgun sequence DNA region contains:
- the LOC133026118 gene encoding XK-related protein 8-like, which produces MTLLSDQPVNDSQAVFKYRPVDFLFTCLGLVFLLLDIVLDIYAAVSFYQEKEYACLGVLLLFLLGSSVLGQLYSWLWYSYENFRRETKVERCLRLWQLHLLHVLQLGIYFRHAGVVEASVHSFLTRSPLPMAVFLTHDLSMLKLFEAFSEGTPQLVLMLTIILQRGQLDPVTVLKALGSVAAIAISVTMYHRSLRSFLPEKMDQRLASSVVYFIWNVLFIASRVVALALFASVLPCFIFSHFFCSWLVLFFFAWRSKTSFMDSPGAEWLYRATVGLIWYFNWFNVAEGSTRTRILLYHGYKLADISLLCGLWCWKTTTEPSHSGITLFYAVITAVSVVSFYFLGLLFKIIYYKYHHPNLDREQMTGVSTGMAQNGDEAPVGKSPSGDEVDLTLILYSASLESVVADRCGPRTPSPPPSAGRCNNRMRKMANNFYC; this is translated from the exons ATGACGCTGCTCTCAGATCAGCCGGTAAACGACTCCCAGGCTGTGTTTAAGTATCGTCCTGTGGACTTCCTCTTCACTTGTCTGGGTCTGGTGTTCCTGTTGCTCGACATTGTTCTGGATATCTATGCAGCTGTGAGTTTTTACCAGGAAAAGGAGTACGCATGCCTcggtgtgctgctgctgttcctgctCGGCTCCTCGGTGCTCGGGCAGCTCTACAGTTGGCTGTGGTACAGCTACGAGAACTTTCGCAGGGAGACCAAGGTGGAGAGATGCCTGAGACTGTGGCAGCTCCACCTCCTTCATGTGCTCCAGCTGGGAATCTACTTCAG gcATGCCGGTGTCGTGGAGGCTTCTGTCCACAGCTTCCTCACGAGGTCGCCCCTGCCCATGGCCGTGTTCCTGACCCACGACCTCAGCATGCTGAAGCTGTTTGAGGCGTTTTCGGAGGGCACCCCTCAGCTCGTGCTCATGCTCACCATCATCCTGCAGCGGGGTCAGCTGGACCCGGTGACAG tgctGAAGGCCCTCGGCTCGGTCGCAGCCATCGCCATCAGTGTGACTATGTACCACCGCTCCCTGCGCTCCTTCCTGCCCGAAAAGATGGACCAGCGGCTGGCCTCCTCAGTGGTCTACTTCATCTGGAACGTGCTCTTCATCGCCTCCCGCGTGGTCGCCCTCGCCCTCTTCGCCTCCGTGCTGCCCTGCTTCATCTTCAGCCACTTCTTCTGCTCCTGGCTGGTTTTATTCTTCTTCGCCTGGAGATCCAAGACCAGCTTCATGGATAGCCCCGGTGCTGAGTGGCTGTACCGAGCCACTGTGGGCCTCATTTGGTATTTCAACTGGTTTAATGTGGCGGAGGggagcaccaggaccaggattCTGCTCTACCACGGCTACAAACTGGCGGATATTTCCCTCCTCTGCGGCCTGTGGTGCTGGAAGACAACCACAGAACCATCTCATAGTGGAATAACCCTCTTTTATGCTGTAATCACTGCTGtcagtgttgtgtctttttactTCCTTGGActcttatttaaaataatatattacaaATACCATCACCCAAACCTCGACAGAGAGCAGATGACAGGTGTCTCGACTGGGATGGCCCAAAATGGAGATGAGGCACCTGTGGGTAAATCACCTTCTGGTGATGAGGTGGACTTAACGCTCATTCTTTATTCCGCGTCATTAGAATCAGTCGTTGCAGATCGCTGCGGGCCCAGAACACCATCACCTCCGCCCAGCGCTGGCCGCTGCAATAACAGAATGAGGAAGATGGCCAATAACTTCTACTGCTGA
- the xkr8.3 gene encoding XK-related protein 8.3, with translation MERTAFSRYSWIDFAFSVVGVCTFLVDWASDVWVATEFFCRGDLLWFSVLVGLMVLSSVVVQMFSWFWFQYDRELPGFSGRPGAGTVLFGDRVRISCLLHVLQLGFLCRHISAIRQGFRVWWRKEEGSEYAVYLTHDLSMLRLIETFCESAPQLTLMIYVMLRTNKARTVQFVSIAASTTSIAWMVVDYHRSLRSFLPDKAKQGWGSSLIYFLWNLLLIAPRVAALALFASVLPGYIGVHFLILWLVFVLWVWRQKTYFMDSVAGEWLYRATVGLIWYFSWFNVADGRTRGRSLVYHSFITTDAGILLVTWWCYRDPVQTESYALALIITLPLIYLLGLLFKTLYYCLFHPKLWRPPMRDPGLPADLPDAEVSFRDMSIQDGTLSSQLLNKRMACHASNFYSEQKDVGQTDKTNKAESPCL, from the exons ATGGAGCGAACCGCTTTCTCCAGATACTCCTGGATCGACTTCGCGTTCTCGGTGGTCGGGGTGTGCACCTTCCTGGTGGACTGGGCATCGGACGTGTGGGTGGCCACCGAGTTCTTCTGCCGCGGGGACCTGCTGTGGTTCTCGGTGCTGGTCGGCCTCATGGTGCTgtcctcggtcgtggtccagaTGTTCAGCTGGTTCTGGTTCCAGTACGACCGGGAGCTGCCCGGGTTCAGCGGGCGGCCCGGGGCCGGGACCGTGCTGTTCGGGGACCGGGTGAGGATCTCCTGCCTGCTACATGTGCTGCAGCTCGGCTTCCTCTGCAG GCACATCTCCGCCATACGTCAAGGCTTCAGGGTCTGGTGGCGGAAAGAGGAAGGGTCCGAGTACGCCGTGTACCTGACCCATGACCTCAGCATGCTGCGCCTCATCGAGACGTTCTGTGAGAGCGCGCCACAGCTCACCCTCATGATCTACGTCATGCTGCGCACCAACAAGGCCAGGACGGTCCAGT TTGTGAGCATCGCTGCATCCACCACCTCCATCGCCTGGATGGTGGTGGACTACCACCGCTCCCTGCGCTCCTTCCTCCCGGACAAGGCCAAGCAGGGCTGGGGTTCCTCCCTGATCTACTTCCTGTGGAACCTGCTGCTGATCGCCCCTCGTGTGGCGGCGCTGGCTCTGTTCGCCTCGGTCCTGCCCGGGTACATCGGCGTCCACTTCCTCATCCTGTGGCTTGTCTTTGTGCTGTGGGTGTGGCGGCAGAAGACGTACTTCATGGACAGTGTGGCTGGCGAGTGGCTCTACCGGGCCACCGTAGGACTCATTTGGTACTTCAGCTGGTTCAACGTAGCCGATGGTCGGAcccgggggcggagcctcgtcTACCACTCCTTCATCACCACGGATGCAGGGATCCTGCTGGTGACGTGGTGGTGCTACAGGGACCCGGTCCAGACGGAGTCCTACGCCCTGGCTCTGATCATCACTCTACCTCTCATCTACCTCCTGGGACTGCTCTTCAAAACCCTCTACTACTGCCTCTTCCACCCCAAACTGTGGAGGCCCCCCATGAGGGACCCCGGGCTGCCCGCTGATCTGCCtgatgctgaagtgtccttcaGAGACATGTCCATCCAGGACGGCACGCTGTCCTCCCAGCTGCTCAACAAACGCATGGCCTGCCACGCTTCGAATTTTTACTCGGAGCAGAAAGACgttggacagacagacaaaaccaATAAAGCAGAATCCCCATGTCTATGa
- the srsf4 gene encoding serine/arginine-rich splicing factor 4, giving the protein MSRVYIGRLSYRAREKDVERFFKGYGKILEVDLKNGYGFVEFDDPRDADDAVYDLNGKELCGERVIVEHTKGPRRDGGYGGGGGGGGGRNNDKPLQSPSQSSGHGRGHQTTSGYGRFGRDRYGPPIRTDYRLIVENLSSRCSWQDLKDYMRQAGEVTYADTHKGRKNEGVIEFRLYSDMKRALEKLDGTEVNGRKIRLIEDRPGARRRRSYSRSRSHSRSRSRSRRSRKSRSRSESSSRSRSRSRAASQSRSRSRSKKNKTKVKKEEEERSNGAQKNKDRSRSRSPKSRSPKSRSPKSRSPKSKKAKKEGKKIKKEDSRSRSRSRSRSRSRSGIKDRSRKSGSKGREPPKSDDEGGEPVRRSRSRSRSPVDLKSRARSKSRSKSKSRSPPPAKARTHSRSASRSESRSKSRSPSRSRSRS; this is encoded by the exons ATGTCGCGGGTGTACATCGGCCGCCTGAGCTACCGCGCCCGGGAGAAGGACGTGGAGCGGTTCTTCAAGGGCTACGGGAAGATCCTGGAGGTCGACCTGAAGAACGG CTATGGGTTTGTTGAATTCGATGACCCCCGCGACGCAGACGACGCCGTGTACGACCTGAACGGCAAAGAGCTGTGTGGAGAGCGGGTGATCGTGGAGCACACTAAGGGGCCGCGGCGTGACGGAGGCTacggtggtggaggaggaggcggaggaggaagga ACAACGACAAGCCGTTACAATCCCCCTCACAGTCTTCAGGGCATGGCAGAGGTCATCAAACTACAA GTGGATATGGACGTTTTGGAAGAGACAGATATGGTCCGCCTATAAGGACAGATTATCGGCTCATTGTTGAGAATCTTTCCAGCCGCTGCAGCTGGCAGGATTTAAAG GACTACATGAGGCAGGCGGGGGAGGTGACTTACGCCGACACCCACAAGGGCCGGAAAAACGAAGGGGTGATAGAGTTCAGGCTCTACTCTGACATGAAGAGGGCCCTGGAGAAGCTGGACGGCACCGAGGTGAACGGCAGAAAGATCCGGCTCATCGAGGACCGACCCGGAGCCCGGCGCCGCCGCTCGTACTCCCGCAGCCGCAGCCACTCCAG GTCTCGCTCCAGGAGCCGCAGGTCTCGTAAGAGCCGCAGCCGCAGTgagagcagcagccgcagccgcTCCCGCTCCAG GGCGGCGTCCCAGTCCCGCAGCCGATCCCGTagcaagaagaacaagacgaaggtgaagaaggaggaagaggagcgcaGCAACGGCGCTCAGAAGAACAAGGATCGCAGCAGGAGCCGCTCGCCCAAGAGCCGCAGCCCGAAGAGCCGCTCGCCCAAGAGCCGCAGCCCCAAGAGCAAAAAGGCCaagaaagaagggaagaagaTAAAGAAGGAGGATTCCCGCTCCAGGTCCCGCTCTCGCTCCAGGTCTCGCTCTCGATCCGGAATCAAAGATCGTTCCAGGAAGTCGGGCTCGAAGGGCCGCGAGCCGCCGAAGAGCGACGACGAGGGCGGCGAGCCCGTGAGGCGCTCTCGCTCCCGCTCCCGGAGCCCGGTCGACCTCAAGTCCAGAGCCAGGTCCAAGTCCAGGTCTAAATCCAAGTCCCGCTCCCCCCCACCTGCCAAAGCCCGCACGCACTCCCGCTCCGCCTCACGATCAGAGTCCCGCTCCAAATCCCGCTCTCCGTCTCGTTCCCGTTCCCGCTCCTAG
- the msto1 gene encoding protein misato homolog 1 encodes MSGSYREVVTLQLGHYSNFVGTHWWNLQDASLSYDPEEQLGEIQSDVVFREGQTRGGHVTYTPRLIAMDLKGSLRTLRQEGNLYDAGKDTGAVTWDGSVLTHKESAPSKNPFLEDLDKFDGEILAKGFPAAGSLRVDTVNSRLAQVQKAYRLEDSVKVWSDFLRIHLHPRSISVIHQYNHDGEAHRLEAFGQGEALLQGPVLEELEDKLHFFVEECDNLQGFQVLCDIADGFAGLGSKVTEMLKDSYSGKGILTWGLAPVSHWDSSPVKNLYHMLNCTLATAELANHSSFFCPLTLRGGLGRRPSSPPTFPHLNFDPSLWFHSSAVLALALDALTVPYRLRNNSVPMWEMADSLAVSGRKVVAAYGAVPFPMMHGGSLPDALGACSDAPPWKPLSACPEPGDSQCYSQWATLRGFGDQRLISSLAPGTEPASPLHSLHRGEDVLASYIGSFYPSASLALQLVSTPSKLTPPFPQIFGQSLNPQGFLQSQAPPSGSPAPLVKSVPVMTSLQSGPVIGTWLSELHRAAGAFDIRRVAPSFLTHGPEMADYEEAMEQLGLMARCYRDSSGGTNRSSSSEDDD; translated from the exons ATGAGCGGCTCCTACCGGGAGGTCGTCACTCTCCAGCTCGGACACTATTCTAACTTCGTGGGGACTCACTGGTGGAACTTACAG GATGCGTCTTTATCGTACGACCCGGAGGAGCAGCTGGGAGAGATCCAGAGCGATGTGGTGTTTCGTGAAGGACAGACTCGGGGGGGACACGTCACCTACACCCCACGCCTCATCGCCATGGACCTCAAAG GAAGTCTCCGGACGCTGCGGCAGGAGGGAAACCTGTACGATGCAGGAAAGGACACAGGCGCTGTCACATG GGATGGAAGTGTCCTGACGCATAAAGAAAGTGCCCCATCAAAGAACCCTTTTCTTGAAGATCTGGATAAATTCGAT GGAGAGATACTCGCTAAGGGTTTCCCAG CAGCTGGTTCCCTGAGGGTGGACACGGTGAACAGCCGACTGGCCCAAGTCCAGAAGGCCTACAGGCTGGAGGACAGCGTGAAGGTCTGGTCCGACTTCCTCCGGATCCACCTGCACCCCCGCTCCATCTCTGTCATCCATCAGTACAACCACGACGG tgaggCTCATCGGCTGGAGGCCTTCGGTCAGGGAGAAGCTCTCCTGCAGGGGCCGGTGCtcgaggagctggaggacaaaCTGCACTTCTTTGTAGAAGAGTGCGATAACCTCCAG GGTTTCCAGGTGCTGTGTGACATTGCCGATGGGTTTGCAGggctggggtcaaaggtcacagagatGCTAAAGGACTCTTACAGCGGGAAAGGCATCCTGACCTGGGGCTTAGCACCCGTCAGTCACTGGGACTCA AGTCCCGTGAAGAATCTCTACCACATGTTGAACTGCACGTTAGCGACGGCTGAACTGGCCAATCACAGCTCTTTCTTCTGCCCGTTGACTCTCCGTGGTGGACTGGGCCGACGCCCCTCCTCTCCACCAACCTTCCCTCACCTCAACTTTGAT CCGTCGCTGTGGTTCCACTCCAGCGCCGTCTTGGCTCTGGCGCTGGACGCCCTCACTGTCCCTTACAGGCTGAGGAACAACAGCGTCCCCATGTGGGAGATGGCAGACTCGCTGGCCGTATCGGGGAGAAAG GTGGTGGCTGCTTACGGCGCCGTCCCCTTTCCCATGATGCACGGCGGCTCTCTGCCTGACGCCCTGGGCGCCTGTTCCGATGCTCCGCCCTGGAAGCCTCTGTCAGCGTGTCCGGAACCAGGCGACAGTCAGTGCTACAGCCAGTGGGCCACGCTCCGAGGCTTCGGGGACCAGAGACTGATCAG CTCTCTGGCTCCGGGGACAGAACCTGCCTCTCCTCTGCACAGCCTCCACAGAGGAGAAGACGTCCTGGCGTCTTACATCGGATCGTTCTATCCTTCAGCTTCTCT CGCTCTGCAGCTGGTGTCCACTCCCAGTAAGTTGACGCCACCGTTCCCTCAGATTTTCGGCCAGTCCCTGAATCCTCAAGGCTTCCTGCAGAGCCAGGCCCCCCCCTCTGGCT CGCCGGCCCCTTTGGTGAAGTCCGTCCCCGTCATGACGTCCCTTCAGTCCGGGCCTGTGATCGGCACCTGGCTGTCGGAGCTGCATCGTGCTGCCGGCGCCTTCGACATCCGCCGCGTGGCCCCCAGCTTCCTCACCCACGGCCCCGAGATGGCCGATTACGAGGAGGCCATGGAGCAGCTGGGTCTGATGGCCCGATGTTACAGAGACAGCAGCGGAGGGACGAATCGCTCGTCTTCCTCTGAGGACGACGACTGA
- the apoea gene encoding apolipoprotein Ea: MKVFAVIFVLAALSGCHARSMPEARSDPWEDALEKFKDYFTDLTSKSDAVLKNIRSSEITRELDTLIQDSMSELAVYRQDMQTKLAPITQEAAERLGDDLDWLSKKLRVHMDDGREQMEKYSVELQTMLEQNAEDVRVRVSAYTRKMKKRINKDAEEIKSQVAAYFEELQTRASNNVGQMQTQFEPYIAKVRDNTQAKVTTLNDLLMSQVDKMAIKMQRTAEDIKDQLEDTAEDMKSTLEEKMEEVRTWFQPFVSMITG; encoded by the exons ATGAAGGTCTTTGCAGTGATCTTTGTTCTGGCAGCTCTGTCTG GCTGCCATGCCAGGAGTATGCCCGAGGCCAGGAGCGACCCCTGGGAGGACGCGCTGGAAAAGTTCAAGGATTATTTCACCGATCTGACCTCCAAGTCCGACGCCGTGCTGAAGAACATCAGGAGCTCCGAGATCACCAGAGAGCTCGA caCCCTGATCCAGGACAGCATGTCTGAGCTGGCCGTGTACAGACAGGACATGCAGACCAAGCTGGCTCCGATCACCCAGGAGGCCGCAGAGCGTCTGGGCGACGACCTGGACTGGCTGTCCAAGAAACTCCGTGTCCACATGGACGATGGCCGGGAGCAGATGGAGAAGTACAGCGTGGAGCTGCAGACCATGTTGGAGCAGAACGCCGAGGACGTCCGGGTCAGGGTCTCGGCCTACACCCGCAAGATGAAGAAACGCATCAACAAGGACGCAGAGGAGATCAAGAG TCAAGTTGCAGCATACTTTGAGGAGCTCCAGACTCGCGCCTCAAACAACGTGGGGCAGATGCAGACCCAGTTCGAGCCTTACATCGCTAAGGTGCGAGACAACACCCAGGCAAAGGTCACGACCCTGAACGACCTGCTGATGTCACAGGTAGACAAAATGGCGATCAAGATGCAGAGAACGGCCGAGGACATCAAGGACCAGTTGGAGGATACAGCTGAAGACATGAAGAGcaccctggaggagaagatggaggaggtgcGCACCTGGTTCCAGCCCTTTGTCTCCATGATCACAGGATAA
- the apoa4a gene encoding apolipoprotein A-IV a, which yields MKFLVVLVLAVFTGCHARQGMTHQPRPQVDMVKDAFWDYVARATVTTEGSLKQLRQSELGQELNLLISESTEAISAFADTMRTQVAPLTQDLMAKVTQEAELLKARLEKDLAAVSTNLQPYTEDLTSALQRHVEELKTNAESMDPESLKAVMQQKTQELKEQLDSSVKQMQDQMVPITEEIKQKMEQSMEEFQRSMTPVAQSFQTKLTQKTQEIRDSLAPYGEEFREILDKDTRQLKKQLTDLLKSFTKLTQ from the exons ATGAAGTTCCTCGTGGTTCTCGTCCTCGCTGTCTTCACCG GTTGCCATGCCCGCCAAGGGATGACGCACCAGCCCAGGCCCCAGGTCGACATGGTGAAAGATGCTTTCTGGGACTACGTCGCCAGGGCAACCGTCACCACCGAGGGCTCGCTGAAGCAGCTCCGACAGTCTGAGCTGGGACAGGAACTGAA cctCCTCATCTCTGAGAGCACCGAGGCCATCAGCGCGTTCGCCGACACCATGCGCACTCAGGTGGCTCCTCTGACCCAGGACCTCATGGCCAAGGTTACCCAGGAGGCCGAGCTGCTGAAGGCTCGTCTGGAGAAAGATCTGGCCGCTGTGAGCACCAACCTGCAGCCCTACACCGAGGATCTGACGTCCGCCCTCCAGAGGCacgtggaggagctgaagaccAACGCTGAGTCCATGGACCCCGAGTCCCTGAAGGCCGTGATGCAGCAGAAGACCcaggagctgaaggagcagctggACTCGAGCGTGAAGCAGATGCAGGACCAGATGGTTCCCATCACCGAGGAGATCAAGCAGAAGATGGAGCAGAGCATGGAGGAGTTTCAGAGGAGCATGACGCCCGTGGCCCAGAGCTTCCAGACGAAGCTGACCCAGAAGACCCAGGAGATCCGGGACAGCCTGGCTCCATACGGAGAGGAGTTCAGGGAGATCCTGGATAAGGACACACGGCAGCTGAAGAAGCAGCTGACTGATCTGTTGAAGTCCTTCACCAAGCTGACCCAGTAA